In Providencia hangzhouensis, the DNA window GTCTTGATTACAACTACGCCTTGGCTGTTTAATATCTTAAAATACGCGGGTGCAGCCTATTTAATTTGGATCGGTGTCAAAAGCTTACTTCCGCAATCCGGCCATAGCGTTGATCTAACAACCAGTAAACACGAAATTGTTTCATTCAAAAAAGCCTTTATGCAAGGTTTTCTCTGTAATGTATTAAACCCAAAAGCCACGCTGTTCTTTTTAGCGGTTTTTACCCAAGTGCTAGATATTAATTCCACTGTTGGCGAAAAGCTGTGGTTTGCCTTTATTATTTGGGGTTTAGCCGTCATCTACTGGCCTATTTTAGTATTTTTAATCCAAAGTGCCCCTGTAAGAAAAGGCCTGGCAAAGGTGCAAAAATACGTTGATAAGGTTCTCGGCGTTGTATTAATCGCCTTTGGTATTCGAGTGGCGCTAAGCTAGCTTTGTCAACAACCTAAAGCAGGCTAAATGCCTGCTTATTGGATATTCAATATTGTTGTAATACGAATTATTGCATGGTGTCTTGCGGTGCAACAACCAACTGCCCTACAGACCCTAAATCCGCCTTCTCTAAATTGTGGCTATAAAATAAGAACGGGAAATGGTTATAGGACGGTTGCATCATTTGAACTAATAATTCAACTCGGCTATCAACCCACACAGTATCTTTCCAGCCATAATCTTCTGGCGGTGTTGGTTTACCATTACGGT includes these proteins:
- a CDS encoding LysE family transporter: MYETSIMVATIAALGMLSPGPDFFLIVKNSARYQRSAALMSACGVIVAIALHMSYCVAGLAVLITTTPWLFNILKYAGAAYLIWIGVKSLLPQSGHSVDLTTSKHEIVSFKKAFMQGFLCNVLNPKATLFFLAVFTQVLDINSTVGEKLWFAFIIWGLAVIYWPILVFLIQSAPVRKGLAKVQKYVDKVLGVVLIAFGIRVALS